One window of Candidatus Latescibacterota bacterium genomic DNA carries:
- a CDS encoding methyltransferase domain-containing protein, whose translation MFNKLVSINERPRPFEFYTADELWAEEHTAGQMLMYHLNEDVDLSSRNRAFIERSVEWIIEHFDVGPGVRIADFGCGPGLYTSRLARAQASVTGIDFSSNSIEYARKTAAEEKLNIRYVNENYLDFETEDRFDLVIMIMCDFCALSPGQRAIMLKKFRSILNPGGAILLDVYSLGAFAQREESASYELNQLFGFWSPDKYWGFVNTFKYEEEKVMLDKYTVVEEARTRTVYNWLQYFDRQSLTEEFVAAGLKVDTFFSDVAGTPFDPASGEFAIVAKG comes from the coding sequence ATGTTTAATAAACTAGTGTCTATAAACGAACGTCCCAGACCTTTCGAATTCTACACGGCTGACGAACTCTGGGCGGAAGAACACACAGCCGGTCAGATGCTGATGTATCATCTGAACGAAGATGTAGACCTGTCTTCGAGAAATAGAGCGTTCATAGAACGCTCGGTAGAATGGATAATCGAACACTTCGACGTAGGGCCCGGTGTGAGGATCGCGGATTTCGGCTGCGGCCCGGGACTGTACACGTCGCGGCTCGCCAGGGCGCAGGCTTCCGTGACCGGAATAGATTTCTCATCGAACTCGATAGAGTACGCGCGGAAGACCGCTGCAGAGGAGAAGCTGAACATCAGGTACGTGAACGAGAATTATCTCGATTTCGAGACTGAGGATCGCTTCGACCTGGTCATCATGATCATGTGTGATTTCTGTGCGTTGAGCCCCGGTCAGAGGGCGATCATGTTGAAAAAGTTCAGATCTATCCTCAACCCGGGTGGAGCGATCCTTCTCGACGTTTACTCGCTGGGTGCATTCGCTCAACGTGAGGAATCGGCCTCTTATGAGCTCAACCAGCTCTTCGGCTTCTGGTCTCCCGACAAATACTGGGGATTCGTCAACACTTTCAAATACGAAGAAGAAAAGGTGATGCTCGACAAGTACACGGTCGTCGAAGAGGCTCGCACGCGGACGGTATACAACTGGCTTCAGTATTTCGACAGGCAGAGCCTCACCGAAGAGTTCGTTGCAGCAGGTCTGAAGGTCGACACCTTCTTCTCAGACGTGGCGGGCACGCCGTTCGATCCGGCATCCGGTGAGTTTGCCATTGTCGCAAAAGGATAA